TTTTTTTCTTTTAACTGAAACAATAAGCTAAAAGAAAACTTTCTTTGATTTATAATTGGTTAAAATTATTCTTTATATTTCTACTGCTTTTTGTATTATACTGAAAACTGTAAACTGATAACTGAAAACTTTCTTTTACCCTTCCAGCATCAATCTTTCTAATTCCAGTGGTTCGATGTATTTCCCATCCTTGAATGCTCTCATATTACCACCGGAAATCTCATCAATTAAAATTATCTGTCCGGTATCCTTTAATCTGCCAAATTCCAGCTTGATATCGTATAACTCAATGCCCTTTTCTGCCAATATCTCTTTTATGATATTGCATATTCTTTTGGTCAGATTCTTTAGTGTCTTATACTCGTCTTTAGATAGAATTCCCAGCATATCAAGGGCATCATCTGTTATTAAAGGGTCATTACGCTCATCATCTTTCAGGGTAACTTCAACCAGCCCATCCAGTGGCTGGCCTTCTTTTGTATACAAACCATAGCGTCGCAAAAAACTTCCTACTGCCCTGTAACGACAAATTATTTCAAGGCCTTTCCCAAATACTTCCGCTGCTTTTACAGTCATAGTGGCTTTTTCAATATCAGCATCTATATAATGGGTAGGTATGTTTTTTTCTTTCAGTCTTTCAAAAAACAATTTTGTCAACCTTAAACCTGCCCTGCCGGCTCCTTCCATGGTTAAACCAACAGTATTTGAACCCGGATCAAATACACCATTCTCTCCTGTTACATCATCTTTGAACTTTAACAGGTAATTTCCATCTTCCAGTACATAAACATCTTTTGTCTTTCCCTGATATACAAGTTTCATCTTAAAACCTTCCCTGTATTTATAATTTTAAAATTATTCTATATCAATATTTGTGTTAAGGCAAACATGTTTTAAATTATTTTTCTTTTAGATTTTTATCCTTTTTTAGCTGTCCTTTTACCCGGATACTCAGATGAAAAAATTCAAAATTTCCTTTTTTATTTTCTCTTTAGTTGGAATAACTTCTTTTTCCAGTGTTTCGCTGAAAGGAATCGGGGTATCCAGAGAACCAATTCTTTTTGGAGAACATTTGATATATCTGAAAGACTCTTCTGATTCTGTTACAGCTGTAATTATTTCTGCATGTATTCCACCGGTTGCCGGAGATTCGTCTACAACCAATAACCTTCCGGTTTTTTTTACAGAACTTATAATAGTGTTTTTATCTAAGGGAATCAAAGTCCTGGGGTCTATCACTTCTATGTCTATCTTACTTCTTAACTCTTCAGCTACCTCCATGCAATGGGTAACCATCCAGGAAGTTGCAACTACGGTTATGTCTTTGCCCTCCTTTTTTATTGCTGCTTTGCCAAGGGGCAGTATGTACTCTTCTTCGGGAACTTCGCATTCCTTAAAATAAAGCTGTTTATGTTCAAAGAATAAAACCGGATTGTTATCACGAATAGCACTTTTCAATAATCCTTTCGCATCATAAGCGTCAGAAGGAGCTACTATTTTTATTCCTGGTATATTCATAAACATTGAGTGGACCGTCTGAGAATGCTGTGCTCCTCCGCCAAACCAGCGTGAACCCTCAGGTGTTCTTATTACCATAGGTACTGACCATTCTCCGTTTGACAGATAGTTTATCTTGGCTGCCTGGTTTAAAATTTGATCCATTCCAACCATAATAAAATCCGCAAACATAATTTCTACTACCGGTCTCATGCCTCTCATTGCTGCTCCAACAGCCGTGCCTATAATTGCACCTTCTGAAATAGGAGTATTCCTAACACGGTCTTTTCCAAACTTTTCTACCAGTCCTTTATTTACTCCAAACCCGTATCTTGTTATATCTTCACCGTAAGCTATTACACTCTCATCTCTGTACATCTCTTCATACAATGCTTTTTTCAGAGCTTCCAGGTAGGTAGATTTACTCATTGGCTTCTTCCTCCTGGTAGATATTTTTAGTGACTGTATCAGACAGGGGAAAATCACTTTTAATAGCAAAATCTACCGCTTTATTAATTTCTTCCTGTACCTCTTCTTCTATTTCTTTAATTTCTTGAGAGCTAATGGTATTCATTTTGAGAAGCTCTTTTTTGTATTTTTTTATTGGGTCATGAATCTCTTTCCATTTATTCTGCTCTCCTTCAGGTCTATAGTTACCCAGGTCTCCTGCAGAATGTCCTCTTAGGCGATACACTAAAAATTCAAGCAAGACAGGTCCTCCTCCATTTCGTACTTTCTCAAGAACCTGTTTTGTTTTTTTATAAACCTTGATAACATCAGTTCCGTCAATCGTGTATCCGGGCATATCATAAGCAGCAGCCCGCTCAGAAATTCTTTTTATCTTTTGATGTTCTTCTTTTTTGGTAGCTGCCCCATAATGGTTGTTTTCACAGATATAAATTATTGGTAAATTCCATACGGCAGCCATATTTAATGATTCATGAAAAAAACCAATATTGGTTGCCCCGTCTCCAAAAAAACTTACTGTAACTGCCTTGTCCTTTTTAACCTGGCTAGCCAGAGCTGAACCGGTAGCTACACAGATATTTCCACCAACTACTCCACTTGCAACCGCCATTCCTCTTTTTTTATCAGAAAGATACATGCTCCCACTTCTGCCCCTGTTTGTACCGGTAACTCTTCCGTAACATTCAGAAATTATACTTTTAGGTGATGTACCGCGGGCTAAAAAATGACCATGGTTTCTGTGATTGGAAAAGATGATATCTTTTTCAGAAAGGGCTTCCATTACTCCTGCTGCTATGGCTTCCTGACCATGATAGGTATGAAGGTGGCCGTTTAGTTTACCTTCTCTAAATAATTTTTCGAGTATATCTTCTAATGTACGAATTCTAACCATTGTTCTAAACAATCTTATTTCCTGTTCAATATCCATAGCTACACATATCCGCCTTTTTTTATTAATTTCTTTAAAACATTTTTATTATCTTCAATTATTTGAATAAAATAATGCATAACATAAATAATCTTGTAAATTGTTAACTTTCTATTCATTATTTATTTTATATTTTTGTGCAGTATCATTTTATAAGTATTATAATGCTTAAATAAATATACATTTTTCACTGTTTTATGTCAATAAATGACTCTATATATGTAATTTATAAGTATTTTTACAAATATTCCTGAAAACCAATAATTTTTTAATTTTCTCTCTATTTATAGATTTAAGTAATAATATTAACTCTATATAAATTTATTGCCCCGAAATGCTCTCTTTTTTTTCTATTATTCTTTTTGTTGAAGTGCCACAATATTTTCAATATGGCTGGTTTGGGGGAACATATCAACAGGCTGAACAGCAAACACCTTGTATCCATTTAAAACAAATCGCTTTAAATCCCTTGCTAATGTTCCCGGATTGCAAGATACATATATTATTGTCTCCGGAGAAGCATTGATTATTGAGTCTATAACTTTTGTTTTTAGTCCTGTTCGGGGAGGGTCAATGATTACTCTGTCGAAAGCTTCTTTTAGATTGGGCAAAACATTTTCACAGTAACCGATAGTAAATTTACAATTTGTTATTCCATTTAACTCTACATTTCTTCTGGCATTTTTAATCGCCGGGATGCTGGAATCTATGCCAATTATCGATGAAGCCTTCCCTGCAACATTTAAAGCAAACATTCCTGAACCACAATAAGCATCCAGAACTTTATCCTGCTTATTAATATTTAAATAATTGATAACAGTATTAATCATCAAGTCATACTGCCGGGGGTTTATCTGAAAAAAATCCTCCGCTCCTAATAAAAAATAACACTTTCCTGCTTTTTCTCTTATCAATCTCTCACCGGAAAGCAGTTTAATTTTACCATTCCTTTTCTCGTATATTGTATCTATCTCCTCAGTTAGCCTCTTTTCAGTTTTTTTATCAGAATAACAGTTAATAAATTCAAGGATTGCCTGGTTGCTATTATATGACTGACGCAACATAATTGAACTATTTTCCTGCAGGTTTATTCCTGTAAGATTTTTCCTGATTAGAGCACTAAGGTTGTTTAATTTTGGCAGCAGCAGAGGGCAATCATCAATTTGTATTAATTGCCTGCTCTGGTTTCTGTAAAAACCCATTTTTATATCTTCAGAGTTTTTATTAATGTGCCATACAACCTTATTTCTGTAATTCCATGGTTCCTCTATTCCAATGGTTTCCAATACCTTTACCGGTACTCCGCCTATTCTTTTCACTGCTTCTTCGGT
The DNA window shown above is from Atribacterota bacterium and carries:
- a CDS encoding thiamine pyrophosphate-dependent dehydrogenase E1 component subunit alpha, encoding MDIEQEIRLFRTMVRIRTLEDILEKLFREGKLNGHLHTYHGQEAIAAGVMEALSEKDIIFSNHRNHGHFLARGTSPKSIISECYGRVTGTNRGRSGSMYLSDKKRGMAVASGVVGGNICVATGSALASQVKKDKAVTVSFFGDGATNIGFFHESLNMAAVWNLPIIYICENNHYGAATKKEEHQKIKRISERAAAYDMPGYTIDGTDVIKVYKKTKQVLEKVRNGGGPVLLEFLVYRLRGHSAGDLGNYRPEGEQNKWKEIHDPIKKYKKELLKMNTISSQEIKEIEEEVQEEINKAVDFAIKSDFPLSDTVTKNIYQEEEANE
- a CDS encoding phosphoribosylaminoimidazolesuccinocarboxamide synthase, giving the protein MKLVYQGKTKDVYVLEDGNYLLKFKDDVTGENGVFDPGSNTVGLTMEGAGRAGLRLTKLFFERLKEKNIPTHYIDADIEKATMTVKAAEVFGKGLEIICRYRAVGSFLRRYGLYTKEGQPLDGLVEVTLKDDERNDPLITDDALDMLGILSKDEYKTLKNLTKRICNIIKEILAEKGIELYDIKLEFGRLKDTGQIILIDEISGGNMRAFKDGKYIEPLELERLMLEG
- the rlmD gene encoding 23S rRNA (uracil(1939)-C(5))-methyltransferase RlmD; translated protein: MELTIEGISHNGEGVARNEGKVVFVPYAIPGEIVLVDIVEEKKKYSRAVLKNIIKNSPYRVEPKCPYYYQCGGCSYQHVSYEKQLVFKKNITEEAVKRIGGVPVKVLETIGIEEPWNYRNKVVWHINKNSEDIKMGFYRNQSRQLIQIDDCPLLLPKLNNLSALIRKNLTGINLQENSSIMLRQSYNSNQAILEFINCYSDKKTEKRLTEEIDTIYEKRNGKIKLLSGERLIREKAGKCYFLLGAEDFFQINPRQYDLMINTVINYLNINKQDKVLDAYCGSGMFALNVAGKASSIIGIDSSIPAIKNARRNVELNGITNCKFTIGYCENVLPNLKEAFDRVIIDPPRTGLKTKVIDSIINASPETIIYVSCNPGTLARDLKRFVLNGYKVFAVQPVDMFPQTSHIENIVALQQKE
- a CDS encoding alpha-ketoacid dehydrogenase subunit beta, with the translated sequence MSKSTYLEALKKALYEEMYRDESVIAYGEDITRYGFGVNKGLVEKFGKDRVRNTPISEGAIIGTAVGAAMRGMRPVVEIMFADFIMVGMDQILNQAAKINYLSNGEWSVPMVIRTPEGSRWFGGGAQHSQTVHSMFMNIPGIKIVAPSDAYDAKGLLKSAIRDNNPVLFFEHKQLYFKECEVPEEEYILPLGKAAIKKEGKDITVVATSWMVTHCMEVAEELRSKIDIEVIDPRTLIPLDKNTIISSVKKTGRLLVVDESPATGGIHAEIITAVTESEESFRYIKCSPKRIGSLDTPIPFSETLEKEVIPTKEKIKKEILNFFI